TGTACACCCACCGTGAACCTACCTTCTAACAGCCACACTGGACCGCTGGATTTCCTTAACTCCCCAAAGCCATTGTTCCCACAGCCCTAGATGTGACCCTGGCTCCTTGATTCTGCTCATATTGGGGTGGCCTCACTATCTCTGTTCTTTATCGCCAATGTAATCCTCTAATTAAATTTACTGTTTTAAAGACTAACTTCAAGTAGGTCACATTTTCCTTACTGGACCCTAATAAAAATCCTTGGTAGGAAAAGTATCTTAGAAGTCCCTGATCTCCAGAAAAAGGGAAGCACACATCACTAACAGGCTACTAACAttacttttatacatttattctttaaattcaCAACCTACCAAAAACAACGTCTCTTTCACTTTGTGTAATCACCTAAACTCAGAAATCAGCGTCAAAGCCAGCTCCTCTGATTAGCCACAGATCTTAACCAATTTGCATTTATCTTTTCCCTAACCACTCCactgaacagattttttttttctgagaacatATGCTAACAATAACAATGGTTTTAAAAAGACTTGTTTGGTTTATATCTCTTAGAACAATGCCACTTGTAATGGTCAGTCCgtctttttatgtatgtgggtgtttttcctgcatgtctgtctgtgcactacatgcataCCTGGTAATGATGGAAGCCAAAAGAGAGTGGTGGAGCCTCTTGACCTCAACCCTGTTgagggctgccatgtgggtgccggttcctctgagccatctctccaccccagcaATTGCTAATCATGATTGCCAACAGGACTGAGTTTAGAAGTCCCCAGGAGACTAGTGAAGCATATTTCTGGGTGTGCTGGTGAGGACATTTGCATACGGGATTAGATCATGAGGACTTTCACCTGAATGGTTTAACCCCCTGGTGGACTGATAATATGGATAGCCAGCctcttgggaggcagtggagctgTGGAAATGGAGCCTGATTGGAGATGTTTGGTTGCTGGTGTAGGAAGgcctcctggggggggggggttacttCATGCCTTGGCCCCTCCTATTGTCGCTCCATCTGCCCCTGCATGCCATAATCCTTGCCTTGCCTTGATGGTCTGAAACTTAGCAAAAGTAAACCTTCTCCGGTATTACCTGTCTCAAGTATTGTGGTCACAATAGTAAGCAAAAGCATCAGAAATTAAGCAAGGTGAAGCCTTTGAGTTGTACATTACATACAACTACTTGGATGCTTTCTAGAAATGCAAATGTGTAGGTATCACCCTTGGCCCACCGTATCAACTTTCTGGGAGCAGGGCTCAGATTCTGTGTTGGCAGATTCCATAAATGGTGTCTTTGAACTAGATATAAATACTACAGTCATTACCCCAGGCGATCATGGCTTAGTGAACAACTTGTAAGccataataaaaagtaatttctaTGCTTGGACACAAAAGCAGAGTACATTGGGAACAGAGCAAGGGCCCTAACAGAAAGAATGAACAACTTCTGAGCTTTTACAATATGTCAAGTACTTCCAAAGTATTGAATCAGACATCACATGGGAGAGTAAAATTTGAGCACATGACCTTTCTGACATTATAGCTCACATTCACTGTGCAAAACCATCCTAGGGTTGAGAAGGGAGGAAGTTGGACAAAGAAGGCTGCATTTGAGTCAACATGGCTTTGCTGACCAAGCGGCAGGAACAAAAGGTGTATTGTTTGTCCCAGAAAATGATGCAGTGCACGGAAGCAAGAGATACAACATGCAGACATTTGAGTTGGTCCAAATGGCTGCAGAGCAGGAGCTAAGGATGGGATTGGTGACCTAGGCAGCTTTTGTTGTTGATTACTGTTATTCCTGCTATTAAGATTATATTTTACCCCATAGGAGAAAAATGCACTATTGCAAAATTTTGCATGCCTAAAAGGCTAGTCTTGCATCAATTACCAATACGGTGATATGACAGAAATAAGAGCGAAGTAGTGGTATCAGAAGTGGAGACAAATAGACAAACAGCAGTCACCTGTTGGGAGGGAGTTCTGTTGAGGTGGGGGTTGGAGGGGGGAATGAGGGGTAGATATGCTCAAGATACACTgtttatgcaaataaaaatttcaaaggataaatacatttttttaagaaaaagagcaTTTTAAAGGAGTTGGGACGCCATTAAGTGATGGAGGGGGTGTTAAGCCGCTATAGAAATGTGAACTCTAGCACTGAGCAAGGAAAACCACGATGCTCTGACCCAAGACCAAGGCTGACAAAGCCATGAGCATCTTTTGAAGTTGTAATAGAGATGCCCAAAGATGAGGTGCCCACTTTGCTCCTGAAGTTTATCTTAGTCATGGCTCTCACTGAGGGGCAGGTCAGCGTTAGGATGTCTTCTTTGCACTGATTGGTCTCCATGTTGTCTGTGGAATACCTCCTGACTTGCCTGCTTAATTAAAGCTGCTTATTGTGATTTTCGAGAGGATAAGCAGAAGGACTTCTGGGGCAGACAGAGACATGATCAGTTCAGAGGCAGACACTGGTGGGAGGAGCTTAGCAGACTTTCATTGGATACAGGGCAGTTAATTGCCAGGTGATGGAGAAGGCCACCCGGCTACCCCCACACAGCCCAGCATCCAGCACACTGATCTGAAGCAGGGTTTTATGAAGAAAACTTAAGACCATTTGCTAACATCTGAGTTCAAAGACAAGGAGGGAATGAAAAGCCTATTAAAGGGTATGCGTTTTTTTAACAATAGTGTCCCAATATTTCAATGCGCCAGAAAATTCTATTTAATGACATTTAAAGGGCTTCCTAGAAcgcttttacaacttaaaaacACTGTTCACATCCAggtgaaaaaaaaagctttatttattaaaattatattaatccatttaaaatataccAGTTATATTTCTATAAGAGCATTAATACCAATGAATCATGTTATCAAGTAAATTGAAAGGCAGAAAAGCCATGACAAGTTAATAttggtacacacacaaaaatattccTCAATCAGAGGCTCTGGAGCGCGGCTTCAGAATGCAATCGTTACTCTGTAATCAGCCTTCAGCTGTGTCTTGATTGGAATACTCAGATCACTTCATTGCTATTCATCCGCATTTCCACGCACACCATGGGTGTCATTCTCCAGTGTAACAGcgttcagattccctggagccatGCAAGTCAGAGGCGGGCTTTGGGCTTCGTATTCCCAATGACTCCATCTGAGCACAGCTGCTTGATCTCATCTGGACTGAACCCAAACTCTCTGAGAACCTCTTCGGTGTGCTCTCCTACAAAAGCGTCCCTTTTGGCAGAAGGGACGCCTGGGGTTCTGGACAGGAGAGGCGCAGGGCGGGGGCTTGTGTGCTGCTCCTCGTCCCTGACAAATGAGGCGCGCTCCCTGTTGTGACTGTGGTGGACGGCCTCCTTAACCGACAGCACCGGGGTCACACAGGCGTCTGTCCCGTCAAAGATCTGGCACCACTCGGCCCTGGTCTTCTTTGCAAACACATCTGcaaatttcttcttcatttccgGCCAATCAGCCATGCTCATCTGGTTGGGGAGTTCATCAGACTGGAGTCCAAGTCCTGAAGGGAAATGCAATGTCTTAGGTTATTAGGCTCTGGGCGCAGCAATAGTCAGTGAGTCCACCATGACAACCTAAATCAGAGTTTCTCAAAGGACTGGCAAGGAAAAAACTAACCAGTTTGAAGCTGGAGCCAATGGCTGCAGTAGGCAGGGATGGGGCAGTGACAGCTCAAAGCAAGCCCATCATTGTCAAGAGTTTTTACCGACAATTTCAGAAAGGGAGTCTGTTTTCAATGATCTAGTTTCCAGAAATTGACATCTTTCCtgagtagatttttttaaaaaagaaatttcctcAGGATAGCTTTATCTGTCTAGTTGAATTAAGGTAACACGATActtcatataaaaatacaattttaaatattatacctGACTATCACTGCTAACAAGAAAATAGGCTCAGGATAAGTGGTAAGCACAGGGCTGGGCTGTAGCTTTGTAAGTAATATTCCTTTCTCTTCACCTTAAACTAAAAGCTCAAAGGTTTTTAAGGTAGCCAAAGTCTAGGTGAAGGTTTTTAGACCTCACATTGGTGTGAAAATTTGCCAAACAACTATTATTTCTCATTGTCGGTGTTCAATAAATTATATGGAATATTCAAcagcttattatttttaaaaagccatgggTTCGAGGAGTTTCCCAACTGTATAGTCTCATGTAAGTGTTCGGAGCCCATTAAGCTTCGCTGTTCAGCAGACACATCCGAtgcatctttgtgagtttgtCTACAACACTGCCCCAAGTGAAGGAAGAGCCACTTTACAATCTCACTTTCCTTCTTAAAAGTGAGGTTTTACAGCTGGGCGATggagtgcaagcctttaatcccagcacttgggaggcagaggcaggcagatctctgtgagttcgaggccaacctggtctacaagagctagttccaggacaggcaccaaaaaagatataaagaaaccctgtctcaaaaaaaaaaaaaaggtgagattTTACCTAGCTTAGCTGAGCACTAAGCTAACTGGGCAGACTTCAGTGGTTACACTTACAAGTAACACAGATTAAGTTAATGAAATTCATTAGAAACAACAAACCCGCAGAGGAACAGAATGCCAtattaataaagagaaatgaacaGACTTCTAAGACACCACCAAATATATTTACAAAGGCATTAACAGGGCCAtacaaagacaggaaagaaaggtcagaagaaaacaattgaataaatatcttaaaagttTCAAAATTTGATGAAAACCCCTAACCCACATGTGTAAGAAACTACTCATCAAAGAAGGAATTCAAACTACAGAGCATCACTGAGATTACAAGGCAAGTAGCCCAGGTAGACAGACTGGGAAGCTTAATGTGGTTAAAGACAGTAATATCCTCAGATCAGAGCTTACCCTCAACAGAACCTCGGTCAAAACCTCAGctatgggttggagagatgtctcagtggtcaAGTGTTGCCACAGAAGCAGGGAGAGCTGATTTcaaatccctgggacccacatacaGCCACGGAGTAGTGATATCTGGCTAATCCCGGAGCTCCTACAGTGAGATGAAAGGCCTGAGGATCCCTAACTGTGTCAGCCAGTCTGGCATTTGCGGCAGCGAACAatgagagagactctgtctcaagcaaGGTCTAAGGCCAACACTGGCCCCCAAGGCTGTCCTTTGAACTCCTCACAAGTGCCAATGCCCACACTGCCCCCCACATGCCCACACTGCCCCCCACAAATGCCCACACTGCCCCCCACAAATGCCCACACTGCCCCCCACAAATGCCCACACTGCCCTCCACAAAATGCCCACACTGCCCCCCACAAATGCCCACACTGCCCCCCACAAATGCCCCACTGCCCCCACaaatgcacgtgcacacatatatcaTGCACGCAAGCACatttaagaaaaagcaaatacCTTGTTTGCTGAAATTGACAAACTGATCCTAAACTTTACATGGAAATCCCAACAGCCAAGACAATGCTGAAGAACACACACCTCTCAGTTTCGAACCTACTACAATAATCAAGACACAGTgacataaagacagacaatgcaaCAGAACTGAAAGTTAGGAGTAGAGtactctcctaccatgtgggaaGACCTGTGCTCTAACCCCAGTTCTGTCAAATGAAAAGAGGAGAAATAAACCCTTACATGTATGGTCACCTGACTTTAAGAAGGATGCAAATATTATTCTATGCAGAAAGAACTGTCTTTACTGGGGAAACTACAGATcccaatgcaaaaaaaaaaaaaaaaggagttaaaTCCTAACTCACCTTGACCGTAGACATTAATTCAAACTGCACAAAGGCGAAATGTGAGAACCATCCACCAACGCAGCCTTCATAAGAAACCCCGGGTGAGACTGAATAACTGGGAGTTTTCTGTACTGATTTCTGTGCAGTGTTTACCAGAGGATAAGGGGAAATGTACCAAGACGGCTTTCAGTGAAGTTACTAGTGCTCAAGAGAAGCTGTGATTGTTTAAGAGTTCAGCTTTTTCACTGAAAATATCTTCACTTTGAAATGTGGATGTTGATGAGAAACAACAGACTAAAATTTACTTAGCCATTTAACGGTATTTTCTGTAGAcgatacatatattatatacacatggCTGTTATGTGATGTAAAGGCCTCCGTGCTGTACCCTTGCTGCTTTTTCAGGGCTCTGTGGACAAGACATTATGCACTGACCACTGACCCTTCTTCATCTAGCATTACTCAGTCTAAAATTCTGAAGTAAGCCTTTAAACATAGTTTCAATTTCTGCTCTATATTTTTATCGACTATACTTGAGTGTAAGTTaataatatgaatataaaatgctttGGGATGTCTATAAAGGCAACCAGGACAGGTACATACAGATCATATGTAGCAGTGTCCTGCATTTAGAGAGCCACTAACAAGGAAATAATGGTACTGCATCGGCTTTTTACACAACTGAAAAATCCCCAAACAGACATTAATTCCACTTTTAAAGGACTGGCACCCATAAAGTGTTGTTCTTCAAAGATGGGAAGAACAGCATGTTTAAGTTCTTTTCTGTGACTAACTCAACACATTGGGCTGTGGGGGGTGTGTCACTCAGCCCTCATTCGAGATGGTAATTAACAGACAGTAGACAGTGACCTCACTGTCTCTCAGCCCTGCCTGGGATGGATGTCCTTATCAAATGTCTCCCCTCAAAGCTCAGGGGGCAGTGCTAAAggtgaggcagaaagactgtaagagccgggggggagggggggctggtGGCTCCAGCGAAAATGGCGTCTTCCAGATACGACAGGGTGATGTacgtgtgaactcacagagactgtactggacaaaattccagcactgagaaggggaagCCAACACAGGTCCCACTGCCCTGAACCAAGAAGGTAAACCTGTGACTGATACCTGCTGGAGAGGGAAAAGCAGTTTTCTCTAAGGAAGTGGCACTGGGTATATGCACTACAGGGCAAGTCCCATGTCCAGGGGGGTAGTTGTCCAACACGAAACAAACtcggtggtgtgtgtgtgtgtgtgtgtgtgtgtgtgtgtgtgtgtgtgtgtgagcatgtgtgtgcgttggtttttgttagttttgttttatttttgaaacaaaaaagaacaaaaaggtgGTTGGGAGAGATGGTGGGGAGAAACTGAGAGGActtgagagagggaaaagaatatgatcaaaatataaatatgctgtataaaaatttttaaatagtaaaataatttttaagtaataaaaaagacatacaaaataaaacGGAGAACAAATGAAGAAAGCACTGAACCTGAGCCTCTAGTCTCTGCATGCGTTTACCTATGGTACCACGTCTGAACCTGAGCCTCTAGTCTCTGCATGCGTTTACCTATGGTACCACGTCTGGCCTGGTGTTTCCATGCCTTCACatgcctgtctctacttcctgagttgctggggttacaggtatctGCTATCATGGTCAGTTTTACTTCAGAGTATATCTAAAACCACTTAATGAGTCGTAGTTGGACCTTTAAACTGAAACAGTTCACATAACTGAATAATTCCAGTTCAATTATTTCACAAGGGAAGAAGCAATCCCAAATTCCCCCAAATAGTGGGTGACATGCCACAAAGATAGGATCTCACAATAAAGGGAAATTTCCAAGATATCAAGGGACAGTGACATTGTTCAGCTGCATCTCACTCACCAAAATCTCTCTGTGCTCAGGTGACTTTACCACACCTTAGTAAAGTGATATCAATCAAGGAACAGAAGCCAAGAGAACCAACATACCTCTTCCAGGAAGGATAAGGAAGGTCTGGGTACATGAGGAGGATACACATCCATCCAGTGTCATGAGCAGCTGAGGCATCAGCTCTCCCATTAAACGGATTGTTAATGTTTCTTAAGTCCTGAGTTATTTTATAGAGTAGTAAAATTATCTGTCAATTTAAGAAATTGACAGGGAAAATGCCCCCACAACACGTTGATGGCTATGGTTACATTAACTAGAAAGTTGGACgtaaaaagaacaataacaaaaagacatCATGGAATTCAAAAGGTCTCACAATCAAGACTAAAGAACTCACAGTAAAGGGGGAACAGGAGGCCCCTTACCTTTGACCAGCAGCTGATAGAACTGAGGCTCTATTGCACCAACAGCCATGAACTCCCCGTCTGCTGTCTTGTAGGTTGTGTAGAAAGGGGACCCACCATCTAACAGGTTTTGTCCTCGAGGCTGTCCCCACAGCATCGTGTGCTGAGTCTTCCACAGGAAAGAACTTAAGTAGGCTGTTCCTTCCACCTTTAAAGAAGCAAGACACTTTAGGTTGCAGATGCTTAGGGAAGTATAAAGGAAGGATGATTTAGGGTTTTCAATATTTATGTATCTGCCTATTTTACAAGGCATGGCAATTATATCTAACCATACGATTTCACTGATATTTCTGGAGGTTTCTTTGTGCTACTGGGGCTTCAGGGCAGTTCTGGAGTGGACCTAGGGCCTTGCACGAGCTCAGCAATTACTCTCCCCTAAGCTATGCCCTCAgctctctgtttatttttaactttggacaaggtctcactaagttgctcaggTTGACATGATTGCAGCCCAGTCACAGCtgctattctcctgcctcaccttcctgaGCAGCTGGGTTACCTGTGCTATCTGGCCTTATAGTCTAAAAGTTTTAGAGTTCTAATGATGCCAGTGGCCGAGGAAGAGCCTCTTACCCTGAGGTTACCCACAGAGGGTTCCTTTCCAGCAGTGAGCATGGAATTCCTCATCTGCTGGCCatgaaacaaatgcaaaacaGTCTCTGGATAcagtccagttttcccttccAGCTTAAACTCTCAGATGCACCGAATCATGGCAGTGGCGTTTGTCATTGCCAAACACAGTCCTCCTATAGCCAAATGATAAGGGCTACTTATGCTCATGTAACCAGCCTAGCCACAGGCGATGCTTCTGTGGGGTTAGGTCAGCATTCTCATATTTGTATGAGGACATTAATGAATGGCACATcgatatacatatgcacataagtATGTCACTGCTTTAACTGAACTTTATGTTTATCATTTAATGCTTTAATCCCAAGAAATCAGAGACCGAGTCACACTCATTACAAAagcttttccctctccttttgcATAAATTTGAGCTTGTTATTAAAACACTCTAAAGGAAAACTACTGTTCTACACAGATCTTAATTTGGGCTTGCTCATACCAAACCCACTACAAAAAGGGCCGGCTTTCTCCTCAGGCCTCACACCTGACAGACGGTTAGTGGAGCAAATACTAAGCAAACTGGGTTACCTGAGCGGTGGCACTAGCAGTTCTCGTGGGAAGTTCAGAATACTGATCATCTGACTTTCATATTCAGGCCAAAGAGGGCGAAAAGTTTTCAGGTTCCAGACTGAACCAACCTTGTAACAAAGTCTTTCCGCTGGGCTTCCTTGTAAGTGAGACACACTTAGCATCACAGGAGGCCGCAGGAAGAGACCTAGCGCCAGCGATCCTCATCGTATGGTGAGGCCCAGCAGTGGCTACCCCAGCATGTGTCCCCTACTCGCTTTCTCACATGCCACGCAAGCTGCTCAGACAAGAGCCTAGGGCACAGAGAAGGGCAGCCCCGACTACCACCACTGTCATCATGTGGGCCAGCAGTCCACAGGCGGTGCACAACGCCAAGGTCAGGTGCACTCCAAACAGAGAGCCGATACAACAAAATCGACCTTTGCCACAGTTATATTAACCCCACGGGTTTTAGGGCAAAGcactgtgaaaaaaataaaaaacaggccCCATTTCACTTCAAGTCCTCTGGGACCAAGCATTCTGTTGCCCAACAAGGAGCTACTGGCCTGTCGGGAAAAGATATCTGGCTTACCTTAGTCAGTGTCTACAAATCTTACAGGGCTGAGGACATGATAAATGAGGTTTACTCAACCCGTTGCCTTCAGTCATTAACCAACAATTATGATTGCCTAATGTAAGTACGAATCCCAAGGAAAGTTTGTACTTACTTGGACCGCACCATTGTCTAATAATTAGGGAAGTCTAATTAGATACATTCTGATGAAAAGCGAAAGCATCTTCTACTTACAGTTAACTATAAACAGTCAATTACATGCAGCAAACTATGATCCCCTATAATCCTAAGGCCACATGTTTGTTCTTGGTCCATTCCTTTTGGATGGCACGCACTGTGCCCGCGGCGGGCAGTAGAGGAAAGCTTTTGAAAGCCTGTCTTGGGTTAAATTGTGCTATGGTTCTGTCTCTGAATCTTTCTAGCCAGCCTTCAAAGAATAGTATCTGGAGCCTTCAAATTTTCAATAGC
Above is a window of Microtus pennsylvanicus isolate mMicPen1 chromosome 6, mMicPen1.hap1, whole genome shotgun sequence DNA encoding:
- the Amacr gene encoding alpha-methylacyl-CoA racemase isoform X1; this encodes MVLRGIRVLELAGLAPGPFCGMILADFGAQVVRVDRPGSGGDVSLLARGKRSLVLDLKQPRGAAVLRRLCASADVLLEPFRCGVMEKLQLGPETLLKDNPKLIYARLSGFGQSGSFSKAAGHDINYLALSGVLSKIGQSGENPYPPLNLLADFGGGGLMCTLGIVLALLERTRSGQGQVIDANMVEGTAYLSSFLWKTQHTMLWGQPRGQNLLDGGSPFYTTYKTADGEFMAVGAIEPQFYQLLVKGLGLQSDELPNQMSMADWPEMKKKFADVFAKKTRAEWCQIFDGTDACVTPVLSVKEAVHHSHNRERASFVRDEEQHTSPRPAPLLSRTPGVPSAKRDAFVGEHTEEVLREFGFSPDEIKQLCSDGVIGNTKPKARL